The region agcccaagaatgctggagtgggtagcctatcccttctccagcagatcttcccgacccaggaattgaaccggggtctcctgcattgcaggctgattctttaccaactgagctatcaaggaagcctatGTGTGTGAAAGTATTTTGTAAAAGGCAAAGTATAGGACTTTAATTATTGCTCAAGTGAGGGCATTCTAAGCCTGAGGAGAGAAAAGTAGTGTATGCATAGTACCTTTGTTCTATGAGGACATTTCTAAGGATTAATAAGCCTTCATTATAGCGATGAGAAGGGGCATTGCAGATTGATGTTGATGGCAAGCTCAGAACATTATTTTACAGGCTATTGTTGGAGGGCAGTTTTGATCTTGGGATGGGTGCAAAGGAATGAGTTTGCCTTGAAGGCCACACTTCACGTGGCTTAGGTATGTCCTCTACCTCTGTTCAGAGGGATGCTCCCTTGGGAGTCAGACTTCAAGACTGCCTGGGTGAACACCTGGCCTTTCCGCTCAATAGCTGGTAACTGAGGAAAGTGCTTCACTTCtcagcctttgttgttgttcagaagatcagtcgtggccgactctttccaaccccctggattgcagcccgccaggcttcccagtccttcagtatctctcagagtttgcccaaactcatgtctattgaatgggtaatgccatccaaccatctcatcctctgtcgtcgctttctcctcctgccctcaatctttcccagcatcagggtcttttctaatgtgtcggcttttcccatcaggtggccaaagtagcttaaccttagtttccttatttgtaaacgTGGGCAAATAATACTTCTTCGTGTACCTAGGACATTTTATAGAGAGAACACATTTAAGGAAGTGCTCATCATTACTGTATTTTCCCTAATGTTATCTGACCTCACCCTTAAATGACCAGCAACCCTGCTGTCTCTCTTTCAGGTAGGAGGTGTGCAGTGCTTGGGGGGAACAGGTGCACTTCGAATCGGAGCTGAGTTCTTGGCGCGCTGGTACAATGGAACAAACAACAAGGACACGCCCGTCTATGTGTCCTCGCCAACCTGGGGTGAGTCCTGTAGCTGTAATGAGAGGagaaacagaggagccaggggagTTATCCCCACAAGTCTCACCGCTTACACTGAAAATGTATGCCAGCCCTGGATCAACTAACGGTGAATGGCTTGAGCAGCGGATTATGGCAGGACATGGGTAACCTGATGCTTAAGTTCAGATTGGCAGTGCTTTTTCCCAAGAGTCTTGGCGAACTTGTGTTTTAGTGAATGTTGAACCTTCCCGGAGGAGGGAGATCCCTCTGCAGTGGGGTGTAAATCAGCATGACGACAACTGGTTGAACTTGTTCTTGGTTACAGTCATTCCTCTCCATCTTAACCTCTCACCTCGTGTCCCCCAGTAGACGTGGAGCCTGTGACGGCCCTGGAAGCTGCCTTGTGTCCTTTCCGTTTATGCCTCCTAGTGTTTGTAAAACATTTAACGTTTTACCCCTTTGCTTGCAGAGAATCATAATGGTGTCTTTATTGCTGCTGGATTTAAAGACATTCGGTCCTATCACTATTGGGATGCAGCGAAGAGAGGACTAGACCTCCAGGGTTTCCTGAATGATTTGGAGGTGGGTGATTAGAAGAGAAAAAGTGGACAGAATGCCAAGGTTTCAGGCAGAGTGGGGGACAGTCTTTGGATCAGTTGATAAGTGAAGAGTCTGAGCATCCTCCCCAAGCCGGTGCTCTTTTCTGAAATGGCACTTAGGAGGGAGTGCCTGTCCTGTGTGCCCCTGACTCTGCCCCACCACGTCCCTGCTGGCGTCAGAGCTGACACGGCTTCCTTCTCCCCAGAAAGCTCCCGAGTTCTCCATCTTTGTCCTCCATGCCTGTGCGCACAACCCGACTGGGACTGACCCGACTCCGGAGCAGTGGAAGCAGATCGCCTCCGTCATGAAGGTAACTGCCTTTTCAGAGCCGCTCTTACAGTGGTGTGTATTAACAGTTGATGTATTCAAAAGAAGTACCTGTTTACTGAAGCATTTGGAAAATGGAGAAAGCCCAAAGAAGAAAGTAAGTATTAACTATGAATTCCATTACCCAAAGAAAGCCGCTGATAGCAATCTGGTATACAGAATGTCaggctcttttctttttcaatatttttagtgTAGTTATACATGCTTAAGTGTGTCACGTTACACATTGATTAAATCACCTGATGGTTGTTTAGAGCCCAGGTTTCTTATTCTTGTGAACAATATATGTAATAAacctttttatgatttctttgggATAACTTTCTACATTGTAATTTCTAGctcagggagtgtgtgtgtgtgtgtattcattaaCGTATTTAAAGAATGCTTCTTGATAAACTGTTATGTACCAGGGGCCATGGGCGTACAATAGTGAGCAAAGCAGAGGCGGTCCTACCTTCAGAGAGTGTGGCCTGTTCGGGGAGATGCCGTGTTGATGGGGTGCCGTTGAGGCACATATCCCAGACTTTGGGGAGTGTGTGTCTTTGGGAGGGCTGATGGTAGCAGAAGAAGCTTTCCTGGAAGAAATGGTTTCCCTGTTTAGCTTTGAAGGATGAGGATAGGTTGGGGCTGACAGGGAAGGAAGTTTCCTACAGAGGGAAGAACACTGTCAAAAGCCCAAGACAGAGGTCTTGGTCTATTTAAGGAAGAGAAAGTAATTCTTGCTATGGGCTAGAGTTCCAGGGGAGGGGCTGAGTGACAGGCCAGGGGAGGGGCTGAGTGACAGGCCAGGCCCTGCGCTGAAGCCTCAGACTTGATTCTGAGGGCGGTGGGGAGCCCCTGGAAACCTTTGATATCCTGGAGTGACATGATCAGTTGTGCCCTGTTGGCAGAGCAGCATCATGACTCTCTAGGACTATGTACTTAAAGAAATGAGCTTTACTGATGTCATTAGATTTGTTGGTTGGTATTTAGGTgaacagagaaacagacataaagtgGAGTTGGATACAGAAAGGAAAGATGTAGGAGGAACAGACAGAATGAGATGGTCCTTCCAGGCATCATTTGGGGAAGGAAGGCCTGTGTCTGAGGTTGGTTCCAGGAACATTTCCTGCCCTGACTCGCTTTGCTTCCTTGCAGCGCCGGTTTCTGTTCCCCTTCTTTGACTCGGCCTATCAGGGCTTCGCATCTGGCAGCCTGGAGAAAGACGCCTGGGCCATTCGCTATTTTGTGTCTGAAGGGTTTGAGCTCTTCTGTGCCCAGTCCTTCTCCAAAAACTTCGGGCTCTACAGTGAGTGCTCTCCTGCGTTACAGCCCAGCCACCCCGGCCCCACCCCCGCTGGAGCCCCAGGGCTGACACCTGTCCTTCTTTTTAGATGAGCGTGTGGGGAATCTGACTGTGGTTGCCAAAGAACCAGATAGCATCCTGCGGGTCCTTTCCCAGATGGAGAAGATCGTGCGAATTACATGGTCCAATCCCCCAGCTCAGGGAGCACGGATCGTGGCACGTACCCTGTCTGATCCTGAGCTCTTTAATGAATGGTAAGGGGCTCACGCCCgatgggtgaggggtggggatgcAGAACAGAGATTGTCCCATTACATCTCACTGTCTCTTCCTTTTACTTTGGCAGAGGCAGGACAAAACTGCTTGAGCCTCTTTGAGTGTCAGTTATTTCTCTAAAATAGGGCTGGCATCTACATGTGTGTGTAACACAGAATCAGGAATGTAGGAAGGAGGCCTTGGGTGAATGGGagtttcctctcctctcccgCCTCCCAGGCTTCCTCCTCTTAAAGTCAGGAAATACAGGGAGGGATTTCTGTTAGAATAGCATTAAGTTCGTGCAACAGTTTGGGGGCTCTTCGTTCTTATCtaatttgtatgtattttatccTGTCCTTGAAACAGAGTAATTGTTGTGTAGTAGCTGAATCTGCAATCTCTACTTAATTAAGCctgataaaatatattattctgtCTTGAGCAGCACCTTGCTGAAGTGTGAGTTAAAACATAAGTGGTATTACAGCCAGTCTACTGGCCATAAACTCCATCAGTGAATATAGTCCTTCCCTTCTGTCCAGTAAGTCCATGCCTCTGGTCTCCTTATCTACCCATCCAGGCATCAACACACCATAATAGATAGGTTCTGACTCTGTTTTTAGCTTATAGTTTAGATGacacttaaaaaatgtttatattgttGTGTGCCATCTCTGCTGCCTGTGTTGGTATTCATATTGCTGTCCACTCAGGACAGGTAACGTGAAGACAATGGCAGACCGCATTCTGACCATGAGATCTGAGCTCAGGGCACGATTAGAAGCCCTCAAGACCCCAGGAACCTGGAACCACATCACAGAGCAGATCGGAATGTTCAGCTTCACCGGGTTGAACCGTAAGTGGCCCGCCTACCTGGAACGCTCACCACTGGACACGGCACTCCTCACAGGCAGTGCTCCTGGGCTTGGCTCCCTGAGCCGTCGCCCATTTGGTCAGCCAGACTTTGGACTGGAACTAGTTTGATTTTCTCAGTGTGGCCCCCCCCTCCATCTCCTGGACCCCTGGGGTTTCAGAAGAGCATT is a window of Bos mutus isolate GX-2022 chromosome 26, NWIPB_WYAK_1.1, whole genome shotgun sequence DNA encoding:
- the GOT1 gene encoding aspartate aminotransferase, cytoplasmic; amino-acid sequence: MAPPSIFAEVPQAQPVLVFKLTADFREDPDPRKVNLGVGAYRTDDSQPWVLPVVRKVEQRIANDSSINHEYLPILGLAEFRTCASRLALGDDSPALQEKRVGGVQCLGGTGALRIGAEFLARWYNGTNNKDTPVYVSSPTWENHNGVFIAAGFKDIRSYHYWDAAKRGLDLQGFLNDLEKAPEFSIFVLHACAHNPTGTDPTPEQWKQIASVMKRRFLFPFFDSAYQGFASGSLEKDAWAIRYFVSEGFELFCAQSFSKNFGLYNERVGNLTVVAKEPDSILRVLSQMEKIVRITWSNPPAQGARIVARTLSDPELFNEWTGNVKTMADRILTMRSELRARLEALKTPGTWNHITEQIGMFSFTGLNPKQVEYLINEKHIYLLPSGRINMCGLTTKNLEYVATSIHEAVTKIQ